A genome region from Chryseobacterium indicum includes the following:
- the paaA gene encoding 1,2-phenylacetyl-CoA epoxidase subunit PaaA, giving the protein MDIEKFVQYVHDENKVEPKDVMPDDYRKLLVRQISQHAHSEIVGMLPEANWISRAPSLRRKMALLAKVQDEAGHGLYLYSATETLGDGTIRADRDATYEDMLSGKAKYSSIFNYPTLSWADIGAIGWLVDGAAIMNQVMLMGNSYGPYSRAMVKICKEESFHQRQGYEILMALCRGTKQQKEMAQASLNRFWWPALMMFGPNDDSSPNSKISMNYRVKRESNDSLRQRFIDVTVAQAEFLGLTIPDKDLKWNEERQHYDFGELPWDEFMEILKGNGPANKKRIETKRKAQRENSWVKEAAAAFAEKQNEKVN; this is encoded by the coding sequence ATAGATATTGAAAAATTTGTACAGTACGTACACGACGAAAATAAAGTAGAACCAAAAGACGTAATGCCCGATGATTACAGAAAATTATTGGTTCGTCAGATTTCACAGCACGCACATTCTGAAATCGTAGGAATGTTGCCAGAAGCTAACTGGATTTCCAGAGCCCCTTCATTGAGAAGAAAAATGGCGTTGTTGGCTAAAGTTCAGGATGAGGCAGGTCACGGTTTATACCTTTATTCTGCAACCGAAACTTTAGGAGATGGAACCATCAGAGCAGACAGAGATGCAACGTATGAAGATATGCTTTCAGGAAAAGCAAAATATTCAAGTATCTTCAACTATCCGACGTTAAGCTGGGCAGATATCGGAGCGATCGGTTGGCTGGTTGATGGTGCTGCAATTATGAATCAGGTGATGTTGATGGGGAATTCTTATGGTCCTTACTCAAGGGCGATGGTGAAAATCTGTAAAGAAGAATCTTTTCATCAAAGACAGGGTTATGAAATTTTAATGGCGCTTTGTAGAGGTACAAAACAACAGAAAGAAATGGCTCAGGCTTCGTTAAACCGTTTCTGGTGGCCGGCTTTGATGATGTTTGGTCCAAATGATGACAGTTCACCAAACTCTAAAATTTCGATGAATTACAGAGTGAAAAGAGAAAGCAACGACAGTCTTCGTCAGAGATTCATCGATGTTACCGTTGCTCAGGCTGAATTCTTAGGACTAACCATTCCGGATAAAGATCTGAAATGGAACGAAGAAAGACAGCATTATGATTTCGGAGAGCTTCCATGGGATGAATTTATGGAAATCTTAAAAGGAAATGGTCCTGCCAACAAAAAGCGTATCGAAACCAAACGAAAAGCCCAGAGGGAAAATTCATGGGTAAAAGAAGCGGCAGCAGCTTTCGCTGAGAAGCAGAACGAAAAGGTAAACTAA